The following coding sequences lie in one Silene latifolia isolate original U9 population chromosome 5, ASM4854445v1, whole genome shotgun sequence genomic window:
- the LOC141655367 gene encoding uncharacterized protein LOC141655367 yields the protein MYSLFSKLKHVKQKLIVLHKHSYSGISEKVREAQQHLHDCQPCLQGNPLDPDLIVKERDLLHAYLVLKKAKHSSLLQRAKVQSIKFNDAPTSYYFSRIASRKHQGIIGKLKDRQGMDRDGVSAVNQAFVEYYQWLLGKHSPMGTSLMDTLEGPRFPEFGCEEICKEIDDKEIKSVLFLIAPNKSPRQDGFSAQFFKTNWDIIKNDFCKAVKGFFQTGHMSKQVM from the coding sequence GCTTATTGTGTTACATAAGCATTCTTATTCTGGAATTTCTGAGAAAGTAAGGGAAGCTCAACAACATCTGCATGATTGTCAACCCTGTCTCCAGGGTAATCCTTTGGACCCTGACTTAATTGTTAAGGAGAGGGATTTATTACATGCTTATCTGGTTCTCAAGAAAGCTAAACATAGCTCTCTACTTCAAAGAGCTAAGGTTCAGAGTATCAAATTCAATGATGCCCCTACTAGTTATTACTTCTCTAGAATTGCTTCTAGGAAGCACCAAGGTATTATTGGGAAGCTGAAGGATAGACAAGGGATGGACAGGGATGGGGTGTCTGCTGTCAATCAGGCCTTTGTTGAATACTACCAGTGGTTATTAGGGAAGCATAGTCCTATGGGTACTTCTCTCATGGACACATTGGAAGGGCCTAGGTTTCCTGAATTTGGCTGTGAGGAGATATGTAAGGAGATTGATGATAAAGAAATCAAGAGTGTTCTCTTCTTAATAGCTCCTAACAAAAGTCCTAGGCAAGATGGGTTTTCAGCTCAATTTTTCAAAACTAATTGGGATATCATAAAAAATGATTTCTGCAAGGCTGTTAAGGGCTTCTTTCAGACAGGCCATATGTCTAAgcaagtgatgtga